The following proteins come from a genomic window of Synechococcus sp. BIOS-E4-1:
- the sufR gene encoding iron-sulfur cluster biosynthesis transcriptional regulator SufR, producing the protein MGASAQAPTREATLTLLLRQGEISAADLASELGISVQAMRRHLRTLEDEGLVEASPITAGPGRPSNQWRLTQQGHQHFPDGSDTFALNLLESMAKSLPPETLATLLDRQAHEKAHHYRHQLGDGPLEQRIRRLVRLRSHEGYVSEMVPAENGLGWYINEFHCSVQRIAEEFPAVCDQELQLIRMTFPDCQVERVHWRLESGHSCGFQISPTSTTSNESKPGFSP; encoded by the coding sequence ATGGGCGCGTCAGCTCAGGCTCCCACTCGTGAAGCGACGCTCACCCTGCTCCTGCGGCAGGGTGAGATCAGTGCTGCTGATCTAGCGAGCGAACTGGGAATCTCAGTTCAGGCGATGCGCCGTCATCTGCGCACATTGGAAGACGAAGGACTGGTGGAAGCGAGTCCGATCACAGCTGGGCCTGGCCGGCCCTCCAACCAATGGAGACTCACTCAGCAAGGTCATCAACACTTCCCTGATGGCAGTGACACCTTTGCGCTGAATCTGCTCGAGTCGATGGCCAAAAGCCTGCCACCGGAGACCCTGGCAACGCTGCTTGACCGACAGGCCCATGAGAAAGCACACCACTACAGGCACCAGCTCGGCGATGGACCGCTCGAACAACGCATCCGCAGGTTGGTGCGTCTACGCAGCCACGAGGGATACGTCAGCGAAATGGTTCCGGCTGAGAATGGTCTCGGCTGGTACATCAATGAATTTCATTGCTCTGTGCAGAGGATCGCGGAGGAATTCCCAGCTGTCTGCGACCAGGAACTTCAGCTGATCCGAATGACATTCCCTGACTGTCAGGTGGAAAGGGTGCACTGGCGGCTGGAATCAGGACATTCCTGCGGTTTTCAGATCAGTCCGACCAGTACAACGTCCAACGAATCCAAACCAGGATTCAGCCCGTGA
- a CDS encoding phycobiliprotein lyase, translating into MTLDIPDAPTFFRLSCGSWRSQRSVHHLLHRRSEAGGSLIVVEDLELNDERLLAMARQHDKDPGLIIGGSYVRWSASMAWDRDGDAHDGETCFALIGESETARSGTMLRDQGYAEKAPATSTFAMDDRDGLILCTSYEMMTVWERFSFAGPDVRIRSSTVEGLSNNASFCVETRLKNDSSSTGSQGMTALVSPFGW; encoded by the coding sequence ATGACCCTGGACATCCCCGACGCGCCGACATTCTTCCGACTGAGCTGCGGAAGCTGGCGGTCGCAGCGGAGCGTGCATCACCTCCTACATCGCCGCAGCGAAGCGGGGGGATCGCTGATCGTGGTGGAGGACCTCGAACTCAACGATGAACGGTTGCTGGCCATGGCCAGGCAGCACGACAAGGATCCTGGCCTGATCATTGGCGGCAGCTACGTGCGCTGGAGCGCCTCGATGGCCTGGGACCGCGATGGCGATGCCCATGACGGTGAAACCTGCTTCGCTTTGATCGGAGAAAGTGAGACCGCCCGCTCCGGCACGATGCTCCGGGATCAGGGCTACGCAGAAAAAGCGCCTGCAACCTCGACATTCGCCATGGACGACAGGGATGGTCTGATCCTCTGCACGAGCTACGAAATGATGACCGTCTGGGAACGCTTCAGTTTTGCCGGCCCGGATGTGCGCATTCGTTCCAGCACCGTTGAAGGACTGTCCAACAACGCGTCCTTCTGCGTGGAGACCAGACTCAAAAACGACAGCTCATCCACTGGCTCCCAAGGGATGACAGCGCTTGTATCACCCTTCGGCTGGTGA
- a CDS encoding phycobilisome rod-core linker polypeptide, with protein sequence MAIPLLQYAPTTQNNRVAALSVASEETQRSLQMDISMDADNINTVIESAYRQIFFHAFKSDRDTFLESQLRDGQITVRDFIRGLCLSDTFKRTFYGFNSNYKVVRHLVQKILGRKTHGRSEEISWSIVIATKGVEGIVDALLDSEEYLEAFGYDCVPFQRNRVLPGRELGETPFNITTPRYDEYYRGILGFPKIIYTGKAKSLPARASRSRGGFSEDYLPWVRGIAAAGSASPEGNLDMDYLSKVPYRSIGR encoded by the coding sequence GTGGCGATTCCTCTTCTTCAGTACGCACCGACGACACAGAACAATCGCGTCGCAGCTCTCAGCGTTGCTTCTGAAGAGACCCAGCGTTCCCTTCAGATGGATATCTCAATGGACGCTGACAACATCAACACGGTGATCGAATCGGCTTACCGCCAGATCTTCTTTCACGCGTTCAAGAGTGACCGCGACACCTTCCTCGAGTCACAACTGCGTGATGGCCAGATCACTGTCCGTGACTTCATCCGAGGGTTGTGTCTCTCAGACACTTTTAAAAGGACGTTCTACGGCTTCAATTCGAACTACAAGGTGGTTCGTCACCTCGTCCAGAAAATTCTGGGACGCAAGACCCACGGACGTTCTGAAGAAATCTCCTGGTCGATCGTGATCGCGACCAAGGGTGTCGAAGGCATCGTGGATGCCCTGCTTGACAGCGAGGAATATCTCGAAGCCTTCGGCTACGACTGTGTTCCTTTTCAACGCAATCGCGTGCTTCCAGGCAGGGAGCTCGGTGAGACCCCTTTCAACATCACCACCCCCCGTTACGACGAGTACTACCGGGGGATTCTCGGTTTCCCCAAGATCATCTACACCGGCAAAGCCAAGAGCCTGCCGGCACGTGCCAGCCGTTCCCGAGGTGGTTTCAGCGAAGATTATCTGCCGTGGGTCAGAGGTATCGCTGCCGCAGGCTCAGCCTCTCCCGAGGGCAATCTCGACATGGACTATCTCTCGAAAGTTCCTTACCGCAGCATCGGCCGCTGA
- a CDS encoding DUF4912 domain-containing protein, with amino-acid sequence MTQAITSLARMTLRQLRQMASDLGVTLYSRKSKEDLVSAIAEKQERRGGDLKAIEAELNPPSRPQSETRVVFLPRDPQWAYVFWEISDNDRRRAQGEGAAHLNLRLADVTGLQDGSAHPHTLQEVPVDSHSTEWYLPVPLCDRDYRVELGCRSGSQWISLAFSSVARVPALHPSDQILDQFVPFSLETATPSPAPVSTPSFEPSDSGLHERLYQSATTHFRSRRVGSEVLHEQDSFSGDQRGLSDSGVGLWASGLNESGLGGVAPRQRTFWLVADAELIVYGATDPSARLTIGGEEVPLSSDGTFRIQVPFRDGEQMYAVEATAADGEQKRNITLNFERVTPEDNSNPASEAKAEWF; translated from the coding sequence GTGACGCAAGCCATCACATCCCTCGCCCGCATGACCCTGCGTCAGCTGCGTCAGATGGCCAGTGATCTCGGCGTTACTCTCTACAGCCGCAAGAGCAAGGAAGACCTGGTTTCCGCGATTGCCGAAAAGCAGGAGCGTCGTGGCGGCGATCTCAAGGCCATCGAAGCGGAACTCAATCCACCGTCGCGCCCACAGTCCGAGACCCGTGTGGTGTTCCTGCCAAGAGACCCCCAGTGGGCCTATGTGTTCTGGGAAATCTCAGACAACGATCGTCGCCGCGCTCAAGGCGAAGGCGCTGCGCATCTGAATCTTCGTTTGGCTGATGTGACGGGTCTCCAGGACGGCTCAGCCCATCCGCACACTCTCCAAGAAGTTCCTGTCGACAGTCACAGCACCGAGTGGTACCTGCCAGTGCCTCTCTGCGATCGCGACTATCGCGTTGAACTTGGCTGCCGCTCCGGCAGCCAGTGGATCTCCCTGGCGTTCTCGTCTGTCGCCAGGGTTCCTGCCCTGCACCCCAGCGACCAGATTCTCGATCAGTTCGTGCCCTTCAGCCTCGAAACCGCTACTCCTTCACCAGCTCCGGTCAGCACACCCAGCTTCGAGCCCAGCGACAGCGGCTTGCATGAGCGCCTGTACCAGAGCGCTACTACCCACTTCCGCAGCCGCAGAGTCGGATCTGAGGTTCTGCATGAACAGGACTCATTTTCAGGAGATCAGCGTGGTCTCAGCGATTCCGGTGTTGGCTTGTGGGCCAGCGGCCTCAACGAGTCCGGTCTCGGAGGAGTGGCCCCTCGCCAACGCACCTTCTGGCTGGTGGCTGATGCAGAGTTGATTGTTTACGGAGCCACTGATCCTTCCGCACGTCTCACCATCGGCGGCGAAGAAGTACCTCTCTCCAGCGATGGAACCTTCCGCATTCAGGTTCCCTTCCGTGACGGTGAGCAGATGTATGCCGTTGAAGCGACCGCGGCGGATGGTGAGCAGAAACGCAACATCACTCTCAACTTCGAGCGCGTTACCCCAGAAGACAACAGCAACCCTGCCAGCGAAGCCAAAGCTGAGTGGTTCTGA